In Sphingomonas sp. SORGH_AS_0950, the following are encoded in one genomic region:
- a CDS encoding zinc-finger domain-containing protein, with protein sequence MLPPPETTRVTQTRVACDGATDIPGGAALGHPRVWLQIDETGYVDCGYCDRRFVLIGGPADGADQAALPDHGDGAGR encoded by the coding sequence ATGTTGCCGCCGCCCGAAACCACCCGCGTCACCCAGACCCGCGTCGCTTGCGACGGTGCCACCGACATTCCCGGCGGCGCTGCGCTCGGTCATCCGCGTGTGTGGTTGCAGATCGACGAGACCGGCTATGTCGATTGCGGCTATTGCGATCGCCGTTTCGTGCTGATCGGCGGCCCGGCGGATGGCGCGGACCAGGCGGCGCTGCCGGATCATGGCGACGGCGCCGGGCGCTAA
- the tldD gene encoding metalloprotease TldD, protein MTVTDPRSFLYRDTLDPEAALRLTANALSRADDGELYLQYKRSEAFGFDDGRLKTASYDTHSGFGLRAVSGEMTAFAHANELSEAAIRRAAQTMALIDPAKGAAAPPPQGTNRHLYTATDPLDLIPFAEKVSLCQTIDAAARARDPRVVQVSVGLSGSWSVVEIVRADGFVATDVRPLVRLNISVVVEQNGRRETGSFGIGGRYLYDRLVARETWERGIDVALTQALVNLDSVAAPAGEMTVLLGPGWPGVLLHEAIGHGLEGDFNRKGTSAFSGRIGERVAAPGVTVVDDGSLADRRGSLSIDDEGTPTREVVLIEDGILKGYMQDRLNARLMGVAPTGNGRRESFAHAPMPRMTNTFMKGGQDDPAELLSRVKNGIFAKSFGGGQVDIVSGKFVFSCTEAYRIENGRLGAPIKGATLIGDGPSVLTKVKGIGNDFALDEGVGVCGKGGQSVPAGVGQPSLLVEGLTVGGTALAA, encoded by the coding sequence ATGACCGTCACCGATCCCCGCTCGTTCCTCTACCGCGACACGCTGGACCCCGAGGCGGCGTTGCGCCTCACCGCCAACGCCCTGTCCCGCGCCGACGATGGCGAGCTGTACCTCCAATATAAGCGGTCCGAAGCCTTCGGATTCGACGACGGGCGGTTGAAGACGGCCAGCTACGACACCCATTCGGGCTTCGGCCTGCGGGCGGTGTCGGGCGAGATGACCGCCTTTGCCCATGCCAACGAGTTGTCCGAGGCCGCGATCCGGCGCGCCGCGCAGACCATGGCGCTGATCGACCCCGCCAAGGGCGCCGCCGCGCCGCCGCCGCAGGGGACCAACCGGCACCTTTATACCGCGACCGACCCGCTCGACCTGATCCCCTTTGCCGAGAAGGTGTCGCTCTGCCAGACGATCGACGCCGCCGCCCGTGCGCGTGACCCGCGCGTCGTGCAGGTGTCGGTCGGCCTGTCGGGCAGCTGGAGCGTGGTCGAGATCGTCCGGGCCGACGGCTTCGTCGCCACCGATGTCCGGCCGCTGGTGCGGCTGAACATCTCGGTCGTGGTCGAACAGAATGGGCGGCGCGAGACGGGCAGCTTCGGGATCGGCGGGCGCTATCTCTACGACCGGCTGGTGGCGCGCGAGACGTGGGAGCGCGGCATCGACGTCGCGTTGACCCAGGCGCTGGTCAATCTGGACTCGGTGGCGGCCCCGGCGGGCGAGATGACCGTGCTGCTCGGGCCGGGCTGGCCAGGGGTGCTGCTGCACGAGGCGATCGGGCACGGGCTGGAGGGCGACTTCAACCGCAAGGGCACCTCGGCCTTTTCGGGGCGGATCGGCGAGCGGGTCGCGGCGCCCGGCGTCACTGTGGTCGATGACGGATCGCTGGCCGACCGGCGCGGTTCGCTGTCGATCGATGACGAGGGCACGCCGACGCGCGAGGTCGTGCTGATCGAGGACGGCATCCTGAAGGGTTATATGCAGGACCGGCTCAACGCGCGGCTGATGGGCGTCGCGCCGACCGGCAATGGCCGCCGCGAGAGCTTTGCCCATGCGCCGATGCCGCGCATGACCAACACCTTCATGAAGGGCGGGCAGGACGACCCGGCCGAGCTGCTGTCGCGGGTGAAGAACGGCATCTTCGCCAAGTCCTTCGGCGGCGGGCAGGTCGACATCGTGTCGGGCAAGTTCGTCTTCTCCTGCACCGAGGCGTACCGGATCGAGAATGGCCGCCTCGGCGCGCCGATCAAGGGCGCGACGCTGATCGGCGACGGGCCGAGCGTGCTGACCAAGGTGAAGGGCATCGGCAACGACTTCGCGCTGGACGAGGGCGTGGGGGTCTGCGGCAAGGGCGGGCAGAGCGTGCCTGCGGGCGTCGGCCAGCCGAGCCTGCTGGTCGAAGGGCTGACCGTCGGCGGAACCGCGCTGGCGGCGTGA
- a CDS encoding P-II family nitrogen regulator, producing the protein MKLIIAIIKPFKLDEVREALTTLGVAGMTVTEVKGFGRQKGQTEIYRGAEYSTNMVPKIKIEVVCASEIADRVVESIQAAANTGAIGDGKIFMLDVGQAVRIRTGETDESAL; encoded by the coding sequence GTGAAGCTGATCATCGCTATCATCAAGCCGTTCAAGCTCGACGAGGTGCGCGAGGCGCTCACCACTTTGGGCGTGGCGGGCATGACGGTGACCGAGGTGAAGGGTTTCGGGCGGCAGAAGGGCCAGACCGAAATCTACCGCGGGGCCGAATACAGCACCAACATGGTGCCCAAGATCAAGATCGAGGTCGTCTGCGCGTCCGAGATCGCCGACCGCGTCGTCGAATCGATCCAGGCCGCCGCCAACACCGGCGCGATCGGCGACGGCAAGATCTTCATGCTCGATGTCGGCCAGGCCGTGCGCATCCGCACCGGCGAAACCGACGAATCGGCACTCTGA
- a CDS encoding ammonium transporter, producing MKHVTKLATGAAGLGLTLFVSLPAWAQDAAALQSPAAAAPAATVNKGDTAWMLTSTVLVMMMILPGLALFYGGLTRAKNMLSTMTQIGAAACLAMLIWVMYGYSLAFGPDVSGGASNFISGLGKAFLKGVTPASQAATFTAGVEIPEYVFICFQMTFAAITAALVLGSVVERMKFSAVMAFTAVWLTIVYFPIAHMVWASSGLFFKAGALDFAGGTVVHINAGVSALVASLILGKRMGYPTTPMPPHSLTLTGVGTGLLWVGWFGFNAGSALEANGSAGLAMINTFVATASGGLFWMLAERLAGHKGSALGFCSGIVAGLVAVTPAAGNSGPFGAIVLGAIASVICFYAVSVLKPKLGYDDALDAFGVHGIGGMIGAIGTAVVYAPSLGGPGAADYVMSSKLLVQLGAVATTIVWATIGTVIAMYIAKAVTGLRVSKEVEQEGLDLGEHGERAYN from the coding sequence ATGAAGCATGTCACCAAATTGGCGACCGGCGCGGCGGGCCTCGGCCTGACGCTGTTCGTCTCGCTGCCCGCCTGGGCCCAGGATGCCGCCGCGCTCCAGTCGCCCGCCGCCGCCGCGCCGGCCGCGACCGTGAACAAGGGCGACACCGCCTGGATGCTCACCTCGACCGTGCTGGTCATGATGATGATCCTGCCGGGCCTGGCGCTGTTCTATGGCGGTCTGACCCGCGCGAAGAACATGCTGTCCACCATGACCCAGATCGGCGCGGCCGCGTGCCTCGCGATGCTGATCTGGGTGATGTACGGCTATAGCCTGGCCTTCGGGCCGGACGTGTCGGGGGGCGCGTCCAACTTCATCTCCGGGCTGGGCAAGGCCTTCCTGAAGGGCGTCACGCCCGCCAGCCAGGCGGCGACCTTCACCGCGGGCGTCGAAATCCCCGAATATGTCTTCATCTGCTTCCAGATGACCTTCGCCGCGATCACCGCCGCGCTGGTGCTGGGCTCGGTCGTCGAGCGGATGAAGTTCTCGGCGGTCATGGCTTTCACCGCCGTGTGGCTGACCATCGTCTATTTCCCGATCGCGCACATGGTGTGGGCATCGTCGGGCCTGTTCTTCAAGGCGGGCGCGCTCGACTTCGCGGGCGGCACGGTGGTGCACATCAACGCCGGCGTCTCGGCGCTGGTCGCCTCGCTGATCCTGGGCAAGCGCATGGGCTATCCGACGACCCCGATGCCCCCGCACTCGCTGACGCTGACCGGCGTGGGCACCGGCCTGCTGTGGGTCGGCTGGTTCGGGTTCAACGCGGGCTCCGCGCTGGAGGCCAATGGCTCGGCGGGCCTGGCGATGATCAACACCTTCGTCGCGACGGCGTCGGGCGGCCTGTTCTGGATGCTCGCCGAGCGTCTGGCGGGGCATAAGGGTTCGGCTCTGGGCTTCTGCTCGGGCATCGTCGCGGGTCTGGTCGCGGTGACCCCGGCGGCGGGCAATTCGGGTCCGTTCGGCGCGATCGTGCTGGGCGCCATCGCCAGCGTGATCTGCTTCTATGCGGTGTCGGTCCTGAAACCCAAGCTCGGCTATGACGATGCGCTCGACGCCTTCGGCGTGCACGGCATCGGTGGCATGATCGGCGCGATCGGCACCGCCGTGGTCTACGCCCCCTCGCTGGGCGGTCCGGGTGCGGCGGATTACGTCATGAGCTCGAAGCTGCTGGTCCAGCTCGGCGCGGTCGCCACGACCATCGTCTGGGCCACCATCGGCACCGTCATCGCCATGTACATCGCCAAGGCGGTCACCGGCCTGCGCGTCTCGAAGGAAGTCGAGCAGGAAGGCCTCGACCTCGGCGAGCACGGCGAGCGCGCCTACAACTGA
- a CDS encoding EF-hand domain-containing protein, giving the protein MTRFLVTGLIAATLAVPAMAQDTRASAAAKFSREFKARDTNHDGALTKAEVKAAIMKMGNGQKKIDDVHAGRLADLWFGKADANKDGKVTEAEAQALLSRTFDEYEAAKAARAQQAGPAAGPKGR; this is encoded by the coding sequence ATGACCCGTTTCCTCGTCACCGGCCTGATCGCCGCGACCCTTGCCGTGCCCGCCATGGCGCAGGATACTCGCGCGTCCGCCGCCGCGAAATTCTCGCGCGAGTTCAAGGCGCGCGACACCAATCACGACGGCGCGCTGACCAAGGCGGAGGTCAAGGCCGCGATCATGAAGATGGGCAACGGCCAGAAGAAGATCGACGACGTCCATGCCGGGCGTCTGGCCGATCTGTGGTTCGGCAAGGCCGATGCGAACAAGGACGGCAAGGTGACCGAGGCGGAGGCGCAGGCGCTGCTGTCGCGCACCTTCGACGAATATGAGGCGGCCAAGGCGGCGCGGGCGCAGCAGGCGGGGCCGGCGGCGGGGCCGAAGGGGCGGTAA